Genomic segment of Pseudoalteromonas sp. NC201:
CCAATGCCTGCTGCCAAGTAAGTTGCTGAGCATTGTCTTCACAGCTTTGAGAAGTCGCGTTGTAACTTTGCCCAAAGTTGCAGCGCTGCCACATTAATCCCGTTTGGCTATCCAGCACTGTACCGTTGCTATTTATCGTATAACGGCTGGTATTGGAGCCAGTACCAACGCAAGTTTGCGCTTGGCAAACAGCCGTGAATGACAGAGTAAATAGTATAGTTGTAATAATTTTCATACCACGCTCCCTAAGGATTCCTAACCAACCTAACAAATGCGCTGCTAGACTTTTCTACTGCAAAATCATTGCCCGTATCCATGTCGATAACATAAGCCCTTCTCAGCGTGCCACCGGTACCATCTAAACTCGACTGCAAGGTCCAGTAATAGCGATGACCAAGTGTTGTTGTGCTAGGTAAGTTAGGGAAAAGCGCTTCATCTATCACCGCAGTACCTGCACTGCCGTAATCTAGTAGTCCAAGTAGTTCCATATAAGTTGGTAAGCGCCAATTGTTACCACCACAGTAACTTTGCTCTCCAACGGCAGGGTTATTTACTTCATCAATCAAAGCTTGAATACCACAGTGACTATCCTGCGGGCAGGTTGTATTTGCTGCGGCCTGCACACTCCCCTCGGCAATCGCTCCATCTACCTCAACATACCAGGTATAACTATTTTGTGCGTTGCGAGAAGAAGTGTTTGGTAATGTACCCGAACTCGCTTCTTTTACTTCCCAAATAAGTCCCGTGACGTTATCACGAACGCAAGCAAAGTCGGTAGCGTCATCAGGCAGTTCATCCGCAAAGCGATTTAGTTTGGTAAAGTCAAAACCTGCTCGACCACTGCCTTCTTTCGCCACCTGAGTGGCAAAATTATCACGCCCACGCTGTGCATCTTGAGCCGTAAACTGCGTCATACTACAGGTGATCACATCCGTATTGTTAAAACACGCGGTTTGGCCACTGTCGTTTAGTTTACCTAATGGCTTTTTCTCTATATCAATGCGCACGGTGTCGGTAGCTGAACGGTTTTGTGAGTCAGTAACGGTCAGCTCAAATTCCACTTGAGACAAAATATTTTGATCTGGTGCGTTAAAAGTTGTTGAACACCCGGTAACAGAACTTAATGCTACCTGAGTGCCAGACGTCACTTGCCGCCATACACACTGTTTCTGACCAGATACCGTATCACTGTTTGAACCATCAAGCGTGACCTCATCAAACTCTTGCACTTGCTGGTCGCTCCCAGCATCCGCCACTACTACATCCGAATTCTCAAGTAGCCCGAGGGTAAACTGGGTACTGGCTTGTCCGCCTTCATCATCGGTAACCGTCAACTGCCAGATTGACGCCTGAGAGGTAGCCAATAATGGGTGGACAAAAGATAAAGTAGCTGTATTCAAACCAATTGGCTGTATTGTTGTGGGACCACTCACTTGTTGCCATTGATAAGCAACCACTTGGCCATTTTCGTCTGGATCGGAGGAGCCTGCGCCACTGAGGACAATAGTATCTTTATATTTGGCTGGTAGTGTTTCCGGTGCAGTTTGGCTGATACTTGGTATAGGTAATTGGTTGTTAGATTTGATAGCAACCGTCACTTGGTCGCTTGCAAGACTGCCATCAGGCGCAACATAGTCAACCTGAATAAGTAAATTGACATCGGCTTTGATATCCGGTGCAACAAAAGCGGCTTGTTGCTCCGTAATTGGAAATTCACTGACGTTTGCACCAGAGATAACCTGCCAGTTAAAGGTGCCGCCAGCAGGTGATGCTTGAGCATTCAAGGTGACTTCTGTTTTTTCGGTCACTTGGATATCAGCACCCGCATTAACCGACGCACTGACTTGACTCGGTTCATCACTCCCAGAGCCTCCACCACAACCTGTTAATATTAGCGCAAGTACAACCCAACTTCCCTTGAATGCATTCATATTCTTCCTTATGAACTATAGATAACTTTCTTGATGTATCCGCACAAACAACTTAGTGCCAACTTTACTATAATCTACTTTGTATTCTCGACCATCTAAAGCCTGAATAAACAACAACCGCTTCACTTCACCAAACACATCAATACTCGAAACGTGGACGACTTCTAAATAACGCTCTTTAGCCTCTCTTCGATTTCTCGGCAGCTCTTCCTTAAAAGGCACCAAGCCGTTTGCAGTCACCTTGATTTTTGGGTGTGCTTCACCATTTACAATCACAAGATCTAACTTCTTCTCTTTGTGAATAATGGTATTACGCCCACTTTTAATATAGGCCGTTTCTAAGCTCATATTGGTGTATCCTGTTACATCTTCAGTAGGTGGTTTGTTCTTCTAACAATGCTTTTACCACCTCTTTAGGGTTAAGTTTCCAGCGGTTTAACATGACTGAAAATTGCCAAATATCCCTGTCTAAGGCAGTCGCGGGGATCAATAAATCATATCCCGTCACTGTCTTTAAATTATCCATCCGGTTTGCAAACATTGCCATTAAACCAGTATATTCTTTTCCCGCCTTGGAGCGAAAAACGGTTTCTTCTATCAACCATTCAGATGGGCAGTTGCCATTTTCGCAATGCATTTTAACAGCTTGTAAAAAAATATGCCGCTGCTCGATCAATAATTTACCCGCAAGTCGAGGTGTTAAATTTAATAAAAACGCATCAATATCATTAAGTTTAATACCAACTGCATTTAACTCAAGTGTTTCAACACCTTGTTGAACTTTGGGAATGCCGCTGGAGTGGAAGTTTACAATGGATAGCGGCCAAGCTCCATATTTATGCACATACCTAAACTCTTGTTCTGTAAAGTATAAACTAAAATATGGTTGCTGACTTTTGAGAAAGCCAACAAAAATAGCCACTAACATGGCGCTGGCAAGAAATATTTCTACAATAGTAATAGCAGTACCACGCAAATTGACAAAAAGCATGATAACAATCAAACCAATTGCGCCAACCAGCATAAATTCAACGCCATTGCGATCAGCGGTTGCACGTAGTTTTGCTTCAAGCATGGGTATACCAGACATAGAAGATATACATGATGATCGCCCATGCGACTAATTTACGTATTGTGATGCATCGTTTACATGAATGGCTGCGTTTCATAATATTTAATTTAGGTACAAACACTTAAATTGAATTACATTTTCGTTTAATGCACAAATTTACAGGATATGCCGTCGACTTTGTTAGCCTTTAATTTTGTAAACTAGAGACAAATTATAATCTGGGTCACTTTTATGCGTCATCAATCAGGAAAAGCACTGTTTCCTTTTATCATTGTAGTGCTAGTCGTCATCAGCGGCTATTTATATTTACCAGCCTCGGAAGGCAAAATGAGTGGCAACTCAGCACCCGTAACCTCCGTTCAAGCTCATACCGTAACTAAAGAGGAGCGTATTATTGCTGTTCACTCTATTGGTTCCGCCAGAGCAAATCAAGCAATCAACGTGAGTAGCGCCCAAAGCGACTATGTGGCAGCCCTCTTTTTCGATGACGGAGACGTAGTAAAAAAAGGTGACAAGCTAGTCCAGTTGCGCGATGCCGAAGAGAAGCTCGATATCGAAGCGCTGAAAGTGACGCTAAAGGAAGAAATTAGACAACTAAACCGCCTTAAAGACCTCGCAAAAACTCAATCGGCGGCTCGCTCTCAATTAGAAGCGCAATCAGCAAAGGTTGACACCTTAACGGCACAATTGGAAGCCACCAAAACAAAACTCGCCGAGATGACCATTTATGCGCCATTCGATGGATTATTGGGTACTCGAAATATCTCTATCGGTAGCTTCGTAAACAACAATACTGTGATCACCACACTCGATGACATTAGCATCATCAAAGTGGATTTTCAGGTACCAGAAAAATACCTAGCGCAACTACAGCTTGGTATGCAAGTGAATGCACAAAGCGAAGCTTACCCAGAGCAACTATTTACCGGTAAGGTCTCCCATATTGACCCGCGTATTAATGAACAAACGCGCTCGGTACGAGTGACAGCAAGTTTCACCAATCTAGACCATAAACTCCGCCCAGGTATGCTACTACACATGGGATTGGAACTGGCTCGATTACAAGCCCTTGTGGTGCCAGAAAAAAGCATCATACCAAGACAAGATAAGCATTTTGTATTTGTCATTGACGACCAAGGTAAAGCGCAACAACGTGAAGTGCACCTGCAAACTCGCTTTAGCGGCTGGGTAGCTATCGATGAGGGGCTTACAGAGGGACAACAGGTGATCACGGAAGGCACCCTGAAGATCCGCTCAGGCTCAAAAGTTGAAATAAAGGGGTAAGGCGACGTGAGAATCACTGATACGGCGGTAAAGCGCCCGATCTTCGCGATCGTTATTAACTTACTGCTGCTGACCTTTGGCTTAGTGGCATTTACTATGCTACCGCTGCGCGAATACCCTGATATTGAAACCCCAATAGTCAGTGTAAGCACTAACTACACAGGCGCATCAGCGGAAGTAGTAGAAACCAAGATCACCCAAGTATTAGAAAACCGGATTTCGGGGATCGAAGGGATCAAAAGCATAAATTCAAGTAGCCGCAATGGTAGTTCCAATATCACTATCGAATTTAATATCGATCGCGACATCGACGCTGCTGCAAATGATGTGCGTGAGCGCGTTTCTCGGGCGCTGGATAGGTTGCCAGAGCAAGTTAGGCCGCCTGAAGTATCGAAATCAAACAGCGACGAAAGCCCTATCGCTTGGTTTGTACTCAACAGCGAAACCATGGATACCTTGCAGCTTTCAGACTACGCCCAGCGCTTTATCGTTGACCGCCTGGCGGTTGTTGATGGCGTATCGAATGTACGTATTGGCGGTGAACGTCAATACGCCATGAAGATTTGGCTAGACCGAAAAGCGATGGCCGCTCGTGGAGTCACAAGCAGTGATATTGAACAAGTGCTACGCAGAGAAAACGTAGAATTACCCGCTGGCGAAATAGAATCCGTAGACCGTGATTTCTCTGTTCGTATTGCCAGAAGCTATAAGACTCAAGAAGACTTTGACAACCTAGTGATTAAGCGTGGCGAACAAGGCTATTTGGTGCGACTTGGTGAAGTCGCGCAGGTGGTACTTGAAGCCGCTGACGACGAAAGTACCTTCCGTGGTAATGGTAAAAATATGATTGGCCTTGGCGTTGTAAAGCAAGCCAAAGCCAATACGCTAGAAGTGGTCGACAACGCCCGTAAAGAGCTTGAAAAAATAAAACGCAACCTGCCTCAAGGTACCACCATAGAAGACAGCTACGATTCTTCTATTTTTATTCGTGAGTCCATTGCGGAAGTATACAGCACACTTGCGATTGCCATGGCGTTGGTGGTACTCGTTATCTACATCTTCCTTGGCAATATCCGCGCTACGCTGATCCCTGCTGTTACCGTGCCGGTAGCCTTAGTTGCAACCTTTATGTTCTTGCTGGCCATGGGGTATTCTATCAACTTACTGACGCTTCTTGCACTTGTGCTTGCCATCGGCCTTGTGGTCGATGACGCCATTGTAATGCTGGAAAATATCTATCGCCGTATCGAGCTTGGCGAACCCAAGTTACTGGCGGCATACCGTGGCGCGCGTGAAGTAGGCTTTGCCATCATTGCAACAACCCTGGTTTTGGTTGCCGTGTTTATTCCCTTGGTCTTTATGGATGGTCGTATTGGTGCCCTATTTACCGAGTTTGCCTTTGCAGTAAGTGCTGCGGTGCTGTTCTCCAGTATTACCGCGTTGACCTTGTCTCCAGCCCTTTGCTCCAAAGTATTAAAACCTAGTAATAAAGAAAACCGCTTTAGTCAGTGGATGGACCGTCGATTTACTCGACTAGAACAAGGGTATCGCCGTGTTTTACAAGACAACTTATCGCGCAAATACAGCCTGATCGTGATGTTGGCACTAGCGGGTTTTACCAGCTATAGCCTGTTTAAACAGATCCCGTCTGAACTGACACCAAAAGAAGACCGCGGTACTTTCTTCGTTATGATGAATGGTCCTGAAGGGGCAAGCTACGAAAACAACTCGCAAAATATGGCAAAAATTGAAGAGCGCCTACTTCCTTATGTAGACTCAGAGGAACTTAGCCGCGTGCTTATTCGGGTACCTGGTTGGGGTGGTCAAGGCGGTGTTGCTATTATCGGCATGCCAGACTGGGATGAGCGAAAACGCTCTACTTGGGAAGTCATGGATGAGATCAGCGGTAAAATGCAAGATGTTACAGATATTCGCGCCTTTGCTATTATGCGCCGTGGTATTGGCGGCGGCGGTAACTCACGCCCCATTGAGTTTGTACTACAAGGCAACGACTATGACGAATTGGCCGCATGGCGTGATCGCATCCTAGAACGCGCACGAGAAAATAAAGGACTGGTTCGCCTCGATCACGATTACAAAGAAACCTTCCCACAGTTTTTGATAAGCATTGATAAAACCAAAGCCGCAGATTTAGGCGTGTCGGTAAGTGCCATCGGCCAAACGCTAGAAACCATGCTGGGACAACGTCGTGTTACCACCTTTATTGACCGCGGTGAAGAATACGATGTGATCTTAAAAGGCACCAAAGCCGACTTCTCTGCCCCAGATAATATTTCTGATATTTATGTGAAATCTCGTAGCGATGAGCTCGTGCCATTAGACAGTTTGATCACCATAAAAGAAGAAGCCACAGCTTCTCGATTAAACCGCTACAACCGTATGCGCGCAATCACTATCACGGCAAACCTCGCTGGCGACTATACACTGGAGCAAGCGCTCGACTTTTTAAATAAAGTTGCCGCCGAAGAGAATGATATCGACGGTGCCATCGACTACAAAGGCGAGTCACAGCTGTTTTATGAAGGTGCATCAGCGATGACCTATGTGTTCATTCTGGCGCTCACCGTTACTTTCTTAGTATTAGCCGCACAGTTTGAAAGCTTTGTCCATCCACTGGTTATCATGCTCACCGTACCGCTGGGCTTAGTCGGTGCGATGTATGGATTATTTATCACCGACAGCACGCTAAACATTTATAGCCAAATTGGTATTGTCATGTTGATTGGCCTTAGCGCCAAAAACGGTATCTTAATCGTGGAATTTGCTAACCAATTGCGTGACAAAGGCATTGCCTTCGAACAAGCCATTGTTGATGCTGCTGCGCAGCGATTAAGACCTATTATTATGACCTCGCTAACAACCGTGATGAGCTCTATCCCGCTTGTGTTTGCAACAGGCCCTGGGTTCGAAAGCCGCATGGTGATCGGTGTCGTGATTTTTGCCGGTGTCAGTGTTGCCACCATTTTAACCTTGTTTGTTATCCCAACCGCCTATACTTTACTAGCTAAGCAGACGCAATCTCCAGAAGAGACGACAAAACGCCTTGAGGAGCAGTCGAAACAACATCCTGAGCAGGAGGTATAATGGCAACTTTACAAACCGCAACTTTTGGTGGTGGTTGTTTTTGGTGTATTGATGCGGCATTTCGCCGCGTCAATGGTGTTGAGTCAGTGCAGTCAGGTTACGCAGGTGGCCACACAGATAATCCCACCTATCAAATGATATGTCGGGGAGACAGTGGTCATGCTGAGGTAGTCCAACTGCAATTTGATGCCGATATTGTCAGCTTTGATACTTTGCTTAATATGTTTTTTACCCTGCATGACCCAACGCAGTTGAATCGCCAAGGCAATGACATTGGTACTCAGTACCGCAGTGTAGTGTTTTATCATGACCAGCAGCAACAGCAGCAAACTCAAGATTGTATTGCGCAGCTTCAAAGCCAGTTAAGTGAAAAAATAGTGACTGAAGTTAGCCCAGCGCCTGAATTTTATCCTGCTGAGCACTATCACCAAGATTATTACACTGAAAACCCAAACCAAGGCTATTGCAGTGTGATGATTGCTCCTAAAATTGCAAAGTTTGAAAGCCATTTTGCGGCGAATTTAAAACACTAAACTTGTGTGCCGAACGCAATCGATTGCGTTCGGCTTACGCCTTACGGCAACATAGGTATAGCAAATACATAAAAGCTAGTGCGGCCATCTTTAATCCGCAAATGCCCACGCGTTACTTCCATTTCTAAATTCGCAGTATCACCAGGTCTTAAGGTATCTAAGCCTTTAAGCGGAACAACACCTGAATTGATTAACTGGGCGTTGTGTTTAATGACCTGCGGAATATCTTCGCTCATATCCACACCCAAGAATTCAAACACATCAATCACAATACGGCTAAATTCTGTATAAAGCTTGTCAAAAATCCCCGGAGTCAAGGTATCTATCAAATCGAGGATCCACGGCAGCTCTACTTTTGTCGTCACCACAGGCTTAAAGCTAGAAATTAAAGGATCTAACTCAAGCTGCTGGGTACGTACATCATACTTACCTTTGATGGTGACATTTTCGTTGTTAATATAGACATGGATATAAATATTCATCCCAAGCTGCTTCTTACGAAACTTAGCGTAAGACTTCAAATCGAAGCCATCGATCAACACCGGTACTTTATTTTGTGCATCGACTCTACCTGCGATTTTCATATGCATAGTGCCGTAGAGACTAGTCGTGTGGCTTACTTTATTTGAACTAGATTGTGCGGCAATATTATTGACGATATCGGTCGTCAACTCTTTGTAGTTATGTTCTACATTCGAAAATTGCTGATGAATGATATCTGAAACCTGCGTATACATTTCCTTTGGACCTTGGCTAGATGTTGTCCTGCCAGTAGACCAACACTCTCCACCAGTATAAATCACAGGCACAGATATAGGCGTTAGGTGATCGTTGCCGGGGTGGCGATAATACATCATGCTGCGGATCCGATTACAGGTTTGCGATGGCGCGTTAAACCAAGCGAAATCGCCCGTCATTGATTGTGTTGAAAATTGAGGTTCAAGCTGATTTTCAGGTAGTGAGGCTTGCGCTGATGTGACAATCCCAAACGTGAGTAACCCAAATAATAGTGACTTCATGTTCTTTTCCTTAAGGTAGTAATAATACAAATCAAATCTATTATCAACCACACATAAAGCAGAACACCAGTTACAAATGTAATGCAACTAGGGCCTGTTGATCTTTCAAGTTTGTTTTTGCAGCAGTTTGACTGGTATTTATACAAGGCAGAGCCTGCGTAGCATAGTTATTCTATGTAAGTCAGGTGATAACACAGTAGAAATGCCAGTCAAGCGCTGCCCTTTGGGTTCACCTGAGTGCGCTTTGTTCATTGTTGCTCAACTTTTGCCTAGATTACTAGGCGGCAAGTCGAGCGTCGCGATCAAAACACACTCAGAAGAACAAAAACCAAACAGCAAAGGTCAACAGGCCCTAAATGATAAATAAGAAAAGTGATCCATTACTCATGATGGATCACTCTGGGTATTGAAAAGCAG
This window contains:
- a CDS encoding DUF2982 domain-containing protein → MSGIPMLEAKLRATADRNGVEFMLVGAIGLIVIMLFVNLRGTAITIVEIFLASAMLVAIFVGFLKSQQPYFSLYFTEQEFRYVHKYGAWPLSIVNFHSSGIPKVQQGVETLELNAVGIKLNDIDAFLLNLTPRLAGKLLIEQRHIFLQAVKMHCENGNCPSEWLIEETVFRSKAGKEYTGLMAMFANRMDNLKTVTGYDLLIPATALDRDIWQFSVMLNRWKLNPKEVVKALLEEQTTY
- the msrA gene encoding peptide-methionine (S)-S-oxide reductase MsrA; amino-acid sequence: MATLQTATFGGGCFWCIDAAFRRVNGVESVQSGYAGGHTDNPTYQMICRGDSGHAEVVQLQFDADIVSFDTLLNMFFTLHDPTQLNRQGNDIGTQYRSVVFYHDQQQQQQTQDCIAQLQSQLSEKIVTEVSPAPEFYPAEHYHQDYYTENPNQGYCSVMIAPKIAKFESHFAANLKH
- a CDS encoding efflux RND transporter permease subunit, yielding MRITDTAVKRPIFAIVINLLLLTFGLVAFTMLPLREYPDIETPIVSVSTNYTGASAEVVETKITQVLENRISGIEGIKSINSSSRNGSSNITIEFNIDRDIDAAANDVRERVSRALDRLPEQVRPPEVSKSNSDESPIAWFVLNSETMDTLQLSDYAQRFIVDRLAVVDGVSNVRIGGERQYAMKIWLDRKAMAARGVTSSDIEQVLRRENVELPAGEIESVDRDFSVRIARSYKTQEDFDNLVIKRGEQGYLVRLGEVAQVVLEAADDESTFRGNGKNMIGLGVVKQAKANTLEVVDNARKELEKIKRNLPQGTTIEDSYDSSIFIRESIAEVYSTLAIAMALVVLVIYIFLGNIRATLIPAVTVPVALVATFMFLLAMGYSINLLTLLALVLAIGLVVDDAIVMLENIYRRIELGEPKLLAAYRGAREVGFAIIATTLVLVAVFIPLVFMDGRIGALFTEFAFAVSAAVLFSSITALTLSPALCSKVLKPSNKENRFSQWMDRRFTRLEQGYRRVLQDNLSRKYSLIVMLALAGFTSYSLFKQIPSELTPKEDRGTFFVMMNGPEGASYENNSQNMAKIEERLLPYVDSEELSRVLIRVPGWGGQGGVAIIGMPDWDERKRSTWEVMDEISGKMQDVTDIRAFAIMRRGIGGGGNSRPIEFVLQGNDYDELAAWRDRILERARENKGLVRLDHDYKETFPQFLISIDKTKAADLGVSVSAIGQTLETMLGQRRVTTFIDRGEEYDVILKGTKADFSAPDNISDIYVKSRSDELVPLDSLITIKEEATASRLNRYNRMRAITITANLAGDYTLEQALDFLNKVAAEENDIDGAIDYKGESQLFYEGASAMTYVFILALTVTFLVLAAQFESFVHPLVIMLTVPLGLVGAMYGLFITDSTLNIYSQIGIVMLIGLSAKNGILIVEFANQLRDKGIAFEQAIVDAAAQRLRPIIMTSLTTVMSSIPLVFATGPGFESRMVIGVVIFAGVSVATILTLFVIPTAYTLLAKQTQSPEETTKRLEEQSKQHPEQEV
- a CDS encoding efflux RND transporter periplasmic adaptor subunit; this translates as MRHQSGKALFPFIIVVLVVISGYLYLPASEGKMSGNSAPVTSVQAHTVTKEERIIAVHSIGSARANQAINVSSAQSDYVAALFFDDGDVVKKGDKLVQLRDAEEKLDIEALKVTLKEEIRQLNRLKDLAKTQSAARSQLEAQSAKVDTLTAQLEATKTKLAEMTIYAPFDGLLGTRNISIGSFVNNNTVITTLDDISIIKVDFQVPEKYLAQLQLGMQVNAQSEAYPEQLFTGKVSHIDPRINEQTRSVRVTASFTNLDHKLRPGMLLHMGLELARLQALVVPEKSIIPRQDKHFVFVIDDQGKAQQREVHLQTRFSGWVAIDEGLTEGQQVITEGTLKIRSGSKVEIKG
- a CDS encoding Lcl C-terminal domain-containing protein — protein: MNAFKGSWVVLALILTGCGGGSGSDEPSQVSASVNAGADIQVTEKTEVTLNAQASPAGGTFNWQVISGANVSEFPITEQQAAFVAPDIKADVNLLIQVDYVAPDGSLASDQVTVAIKSNNQLPIPSISQTAPETLPAKYKDTIVLSGAGSSDPDENGQVVAYQWQQVSGPTTIQPIGLNTATLSFVHPLLATSQASIWQLTVTDDEGGQASTQFTLGLLENSDVVVADAGSDQQVQEFDEVTLDGSNSDTVSGQKQCVWRQVTSGTQVALSSVTGCSTTFNAPDQNILSQVEFELTVTDSQNRSATDTVRIDIEKKPLGKLNDSGQTACFNNTDVITCSMTQFTAQDAQRGRDNFATQVAKEGSGRAGFDFTKLNRFADELPDDATDFACVRDNVTGLIWEVKEASSGTLPNTSSRNAQNSYTWYVEVDGAIAEGSVQAAANTTCPQDSHCGIQALIDEVNNPAVGEQSYCGGNNWRLPTYMELLGLLDYGSAGTAVIDEALFPNLPSTTTLGHRYYWTLQSSLDGTGGTLRRAYVIDMDTGNDFAVEKSSSAFVRLVRNP